The following proteins are co-located in the Pseudomonas fluorescens genome:
- a CDS encoding amino acid ABC transporter permease — translation MSDFSFWDIVRNLAVGLQWTLLLSLVAFVGGGLIGLLVMTMRISRKAFPRHVARTYIELFQGTPLLMQLFLVFFGIALLGVDISPWLAAAIALTLFTSAYLAEIWRGCVESIAHGQWEASASLALNPLEQLRYVILPQALRIAVAPTVGFSVQVVKGTAVTSIIGFTELTKTGGMLANATFEPFMVYGLVALGYFLLCYPLSLSARYLERRLHASA, via the coding sequence ATGAGTGATTTTTCGTTCTGGGACATCGTGCGCAACCTGGCTGTCGGCCTGCAATGGACCCTGTTGCTGTCGCTGGTGGCCTTTGTCGGCGGTGGCCTGATCGGCTTGCTGGTGATGACGATGCGCATCAGCCGCAAAGCCTTCCCGCGCCATGTCGCGCGCACCTACATTGAACTGTTTCAGGGTACGCCGCTGTTGATGCAGCTGTTTCTGGTGTTTTTCGGCATTGCCCTGCTGGGGGTGGATATCTCGCCCTGGCTGGCAGCGGCGATTGCCCTGACTTTGTTTACCAGTGCCTACCTGGCCGAGATCTGGCGCGGCTGCGTCGAGTCCATCGCCCACGGGCAGTGGGAAGCGTCGGCCAGCCTGGCCCTTAACCCACTTGAACAACTGCGTTACGTGATTCTGCCCCAGGCCCTGCGGATTGCCGTAGCACCTACGGTTGGCTTCTCGGTGCAAGTGGTCAAAGGCACCGCCGTGACCTCGATCATCGGTTTTACCGAACTGACCAAAACCGGCGGCATGCTCGCCAACGCCACCTTCGAGCCCTTTATGGTCTATGGCTTGGTGGCCCTCGGTTACTTCCTGCTCTGCTACCCCTTGTCCCTCAGTGCGCGCTATCTGGAAAGGAGACTGCATGCCTCTGCTTAG
- a CDS encoding amino acid ABC transporter ATP-binding protein, whose protein sequence is MPLLRISALHKYYGDHHVLKGIDLTVEEGQVVAIIGRSGSGKSTLLRTLNGLESINDGVIEVDGEYLDAARADLRSLRQKVGMVFQQFNLFPHLTVGENVMLAPQVVQKVPKAKAAQLARQMLERVGLGEKFDAFPDRLSGGQQQRVAIARALAMSPKVLLCDEITSALDPELVNEVLSVVRQLAKDGMTLIMVTHEMRFAREVGDKLVFMHQGKVHEVGDPKTLFANPKTPEFANFIGSVEQPG, encoded by the coding sequence ATGCCTCTGCTTAGAATTTCCGCCCTGCATAAGTATTACGGCGATCACCATGTACTCAAGGGCATCGACCTGACGGTTGAAGAAGGCCAGGTGGTGGCGATCATCGGCCGCAGCGGCTCGGGCAAATCAACCTTGCTGCGTACCCTCAATGGCCTGGAGTCGATCAATGATGGCGTGATCGAGGTCGATGGCGAATACCTCGACGCCGCCCGCGCCGACCTGCGCAGTTTGCGGCAGAAAGTCGGCATGGTGTTCCAGCAGTTCAACTTGTTCCCGCACCTGACCGTGGGCGAAAACGTCATGCTCGCACCACAAGTGGTGCAGAAAGTCCCCAAGGCCAAAGCCGCACAGCTTGCCAGGCAGATGCTTGAGCGAGTCGGGCTGGGCGAGAAGTTCGACGCTTTCCCTGATCGCCTGTCCGGCGGGCAACAGCAGCGCGTCGCCATTGCGCGGGCATTGGCCATGTCGCCCAAAGTGCTGCTGTGCGACGAAATAACCTCCGCCCTGGACCCGGAGTTGGTCAATGAAGTGCTCAGCGTCGTGCGCCAACTGGCCAAGGACGGCATGACCTTGATCATGGTGACCCACGAAATGCGCTTTGCCCGGGAAGTCGGGGACAAACTGGTGTTTATGCACCAAGGCAAGGTGCATGAAGTAGGCGACCCCAAAACACTGTTCGCCAACCCCAAGACACCCGAGTTCGCCAACTTCATTGGTTCGGTGGAACAGCCGGGCTGA
- a CDS encoding DUF1120 domain-containing protein, whose protein sequence is MAVKFERLRLVLLCTVLAAPDVLADNCRLSVSQPRIDYGAIRTEARVERAALVLATRRLRVNVFCTEPAAMALRFVGVAADGQGFVLGRQGRFRLSLKHAQVDGRAVEWAASDLAGEPASGQLLPGQTLVARAAGLPIAGRRLTAQVDIDTELPAEALEVRDETHLEGHGRFELISPAVPPNQ, encoded by the coding sequence ATGGCCGTTAAGTTTGAAAGGCTGCGTTTGGTGTTGCTCTGCACGGTACTGGCAGCACCTGACGTCCTGGCCGACAACTGTCGGTTATCGGTGAGCCAGCCACGCATCGACTATGGCGCCATCCGCACAGAGGCGCGTGTTGAAAGGGCCGCCTTGGTGCTTGCGACGCGTAGGTTGCGCGTGAACGTTTTTTGCACTGAGCCTGCAGCAATGGCATTGCGGTTTGTTGGTGTCGCAGCAGATGGGCAGGGGTTTGTGTTGGGTCGCCAAGGGCGATTTCGCTTGAGCCTCAAACACGCCCAAGTGGATGGGCGGGCTGTGGAGTGGGCGGCGAGCGACTTGGCCGGCGAGCCTGCCAGCGGGCAATTGCTGCCCGGCCAGACCTTGGTGGCGCGGGCGGCAGGGTTACCGATAGCAGGGCGCCGGCTGACAGCCCAGGTCGATATCGACACCGAACTGCCCGCTGAGGCCTTGGAGGTACGCGACGAGACGCACCTTGAGGGGCACGGCCGTTTCGAACTGATCAGCCCGGCTGTTCCACCGAACCAATGA